From Hylaeus volcanicus isolate JK05 chromosome 2, UHH_iyHylVolc1.0_haploid, whole genome shotgun sequence, the proteins below share one genomic window:
- the LOC128872336 gene encoding uncharacterized protein LOC128872336 isoform X2, which yields MSPVSKLIFALFLMTFAMTYAKPTIYKRNQDNVFEPVMVPVSSTVIPLTMYKGEYDLRFISKNKKAQSLKPEDGAKLITMKKSQEKKT from the exons ATGTCGCCAGTTTCGAAACTTATCTTCGCTCTTTTTCTTATGACGTTCGCGATGACGTACGCGAAACCGacgatatataaaagaaatcagGACAACGTGTTCGAACCAG TGATGGTGCCGGTCTCTTCCACGGTAATTCCTCTTACCATGTACAAAGGAGAGTACGACTTGAGATTTATATCGAAGAATAAAAAGGCGCAGTCATTGAAGCCAGAGGATGGAGCGAAATTGATAACGA TGAAGAAAAGTCAAGagaagaaaacgtaa
- the LOC128872336 gene encoding uncharacterized protein LOC128872336 isoform X1 — MDRYSIKSDKQIFPIESGAGERLIDRDIVSLRNVFTFAVMVPVSSTVIPLTMYKGEYDLRFISKNKKAQSLKPEDGAKLITMKKSQEKKT; from the exons ATGGATCGATATTCGATTAAGAGCGATAAGCAAATATTCCCTATCGAGTCTGGCGCGGGTGAACGTTTAATAGATCGCGATATCGTCTCGCTTCGAAACGTTTTTACTTTCGCTG TGATGGTGCCGGTCTCTTCCACGGTAATTCCTCTTACCATGTACAAAGGAGAGTACGACTTGAGATTTATATCGAAGAATAAAAAGGCGCAGTCATTGAAGCCAGAGGATGGAGCGAAATTGATAACGA TGAAGAAAAGTCAAGagaagaaaacgtaa